One region of Streptomyces rishiriensis genomic DNA includes:
- a CDS encoding cold-shock protein — protein sequence MATGTVKWFNAEKGFGFIEQDGGGPDVFAHYSNIASSGFRELQEGQKVNFDVTQGQKGPQAENITPA from the coding sequence ATGGCCACCGGAACCGTGAAGTGGTTCAACGCGGAAAAGGGCTTCGGCTTCATCGAGCAGGATGGCGGAGGCCCCGATGTCTTCGCTCACTACTCCAACATCGCCAGCTCTGGCTTCCGTGAGCTCCAGGAAGGCCAGAAGGTGAACTTCGACGTCACCCAGGGCCAGAAGGGCCCCCAGGCGGAGAACATCACGCCCGCCTGA